TAAGGATGTTTTTGGCAATGTCATCACTCCAAAATGCCACTACATGACACATTACGCAAGACTTATAGCCATGTACGGCCCCCTAAGAAGGGTATGGTGCATGCGCTTTGAGGCAAAGCACCAATATTTCAAGACTGTTGCGAGTAGCTGCAGAAATTTTATTAATGTAGCAAAAACCTTAAGTGACAGGCACCAGATGCGGCAATGCTGGGAGTTTTCTCAAACCAACGTTCTTGATGAATTTGAGATTGTGATAGGGACAAGTACACATACCCTACTTTCATCGCTCCCACTTGGGCTACAGAGATGTCTTGTTGATATACAAGGAAGTGAGgatgcatttaaaaacatgcagcGTGTTTCAGGGGTCTTTGTTGACAGTGTAAAATATGCATGTaaagatgttttcattgttgattaCTTGCATGCAGAGGatattcctctttttttcatgatcaaatatattttaaatgttaacacaCTGTGGTTTCTGTGTGGAAAGCTTCTTATCCCAACTGTTTATGATTCACACCTGCATGCATACAGAGTCAGTGTTGATCTGGAATGGAGTGTAATCAAACCAGGACAAGAAATGGACTTTCAGTCCCTTGACATGTACCATATTGAAGACAAGTTATATGTCACCCCGAGACATGTTTGAAGAAGAGATTTATAAATGTGAAAATCTGATTgtttaatatgttttaataacttTTTCAAATCAATAAACTGGATAAAATATGTTTGGaccattttgtgttgttttagtacaAATTTGCCATCATAAGGTACAAATTGTTTGTCACTGGGGCAGTACCCATTAGAGACAAAATTTGTACCCTTTTCAGGGGTACATATTAGTCCCTAGTCCATTTAAGTCCATTTTTGTACCCCAGGGTGCATAAATGTCTCTATGAGGTACAAACAGGAAAGGTACAGAAATGTTCCCGGGTTAAGGGGTACAATACGTGTACCTTTGAGGGTACTGCCCCAGTGACAAGCCATTGGACCCTTAAAGGTACaaatttaacacattatttcTGAGAGTGTGTATCAACCTCAGTATTCCTCATGTCATTGCTCTAGCTGCACAAAGTCAATTAGATCTATTTTAAATgtgtacagtggggaaaaaaagtatttagtcagccaccaattgtgcaagttctcccacttaaaaagatgagagaggcctgtaattttcatcatatgtatacctgaactatgagagacaaaataagaaaagaaaatgtagaaaatcacattgtaggatttttaatgaattaattggtaaattcctcagtaaaagaagtatttggtcacctacaaacaagcaagatttctggctctcacagacctgtaactttttctttaagaggctcctctgtcctccactcgttacctgtattaatggcatctgtttggagtcgttatcagtataaaagacacctgtccacaacctcaaacagtcacactccaaactccactatggccaagaccaaagagctgtcaaaggacaccagaaacaaaattgtagacctgcaccaggctgggaagactgaatctgcaataggtaagcagcttggtgtgaagaaatcaactgtgggagcaattattagaaaatggaagacatataagaccactgataatctccctcgatctggggctccacgcaagatctcaccccgtgaggtcaaaatgatcatcagaactgtgagcaaaaatcccagaaccacacggggggacctagtgaatgacctccggagagctgggaccaaagtaacaaaagctaccatcagtaacacactgcgccgccagggactcaaatcctgcagtgccagacgtgtccccctgcttaaaccagtacatatccaggcccgtttgaagtttgctagagagcatttggatgatccagaagaggattgggagactgtcatatggtcagatgaaaccaaaatagaactttttggtaaaaactcaacttgtcgtgtttggaggagaaagaatgctgagttgcatccgaagaacaccatacctactgtgaagcatgggggtggaaacatcatgctttggggctgtttttctgcaaagggacctggacgactgatccgtgtaaatgaaagaatgaatggggccatgtatcgtgagattttgagtgaaaacctccttccatcagcaagggcattgaagatgaaacatggctgggtctttcaacatgacaatgatcccaaacacaccgcccgggcaacaaaggagtggcttcgtaagaagcatttcaaggtcctggagtggcctagccagtctccagatctcaaccccatagaaaatctttggagggagttgaaagtccgtgttacccagcgtcagccccaaaacattactgctctagaggagatctgcatggaggaatgggccaaaataccagcaaaagtgtgtgaaaaccttgtgaagacttacagaaaacgtttgacctctgtcattgccaacaaagggtatataacaaagtattgagatgacattttgttattgaccaaatacttattttccaccataatttgcaaataaattctttaaaaatcctacaatgtgattttctggatttttgtttctcattttgtctctcataattgaggtatacctgtgatgaaaattacagggctctctcatctttttaaataggagaacttgcacaattggtggctgactaaatactttttttccccactgtatgtgaAATCTAACCAATAAAGTTTTCTAAACGacatgctgctgcagggtgctggaggtgaCTTGGGTCCATTAATGCTGCAGTCCATGGAAAGTGCAGTAGTAAAATACTACATTAATCTTTTCTGTTCCAATAATTACTGTCCatgtacagtggggaaaaaaagtatttagtcagccaccaattgtgcaagttctcccacttaaaaagatgagagaggcctgtaattttcatcatatgtatacctgaactatgagagacaaaataagaaaagaaaatgtagaaaatcacattgtaggatttttaatgaattaattggtacattcctcagtaaaagaagtatttggtcacctacaaacaagcaagatttctggctctcacagacctgtaactttttctttaagaggctcctctgtcctccactcgttacctgtattaatggcatctgtttggagtcgttatcagtataaaagacacctgtccacaacctcaaacagtcacactccaaactccactatggccaagaccaaagagctgtcaaaggacaccagaaacaaaattgtagacctgcaccaggctgggaagactgaatctgcaataggtaagcagcttggtgtgaagaaatcaactgtgggagcaattattagaaaatggaagacatataagaccactgataatctccctcgatctggggctccacgcaagatctcaccccgtggggtcaaaatgatcaccagaactgtgagcaaaaatcccagaaccacacggggggacctagtgaatgacctccggagagctgggaccaaagtaacaaaagctaccatcagtaacacactgcgccgccagggactcaaatcctgcagtgccagacgtgtccccctgcttaaaccagtacatatccaggcccgtttgaagtttgctagagagcatttggatgatccagaagaggattgggagaatgtcatatggtcagatgaaaccaaaatagaactttttggtaaaaactcaacttgtcgtgtttggaggagaaagaatgctgagttgcatccgaagaacaccatacctactgtgaagcatgggggtggaaacatcatgctttggggctgtttttctgcaaagggacctggacgactgatccgtgtaaatgaaagaatgaatggggccatgtatcgtgagattttgagtgaaaacctccttccatcagcaagggcattgaagatgaaacgtggctgggtctttcaacatgacaatgatcccaaacacaccgcccgggcaacaaaggagtggcttcgtaagaagcatttcaaggtcctggagtggcctagccagtctccagatctcaaccccatagaaaatctttggagggagttgaaagtccgtgttacccagcgtcagccccaaaacattactgctctagaggagatctgcatggaggaatgggccaaaataccagcaaaagtgtgtgaaaaccttgtgaagacttacagaaaacgtttgacctctgtcattgccaacaaagggtatataacaaagtattgagatgacattttgttattgaccaaatacttattttccaccataatttgcaaataaattctttaaaaatcctacaatgtgattttctggatttttgtttctcattttgtctctcatagttgaggtatacctgtgatgaaaattacagggctctctcatctttttaaataggagaacttgcacaattggtggctgactaaatactttttttccccactgtatgtgaAATCTAACCAATAAAGTTTTCTAAACGacatgctgctgcagggtgctggaggtgaCTTGGGTCCATTAATGCTGCAGTCCATGGAAAGTGCAGTAGTAAAATACTACATTAATCTTTTCTGTTCCAATAATTACTGTCCatgtacagtggggaaaaaaagtatttagtcagccaccaattgtgcaagttctcccacttaaaaagatgagagaggcctgtaattttcatcatatgtatacctgaactatgagagacaaaataagaaaagaaaatgtagaaaatcacattgtaggatttttaatgaattaattggtacattcctcagtaaaagaagtatttggtcacctacaaacaagcaagatttctggctctcacagacctgtaactttttctttaagaggctcctctgtcctccactcgttacctgtattaatggcatctgtttggagtcgttatcagtataaaagacacctgtccacaacctcaaacagtcacactccaaactccactatggccaagaccaaagagctgtcaaaggacaccagaaacaaaattgtagacctgcaccaggctgggaagactgaatctgcaataggtaagcagcttggtgtgaagaaatcaactgtgggagcaattattagaaaatggaagacatataagaccactgataatctccctcgatctggggctccacgcaagatctcaccccgtggggtcaaaatgatcaccagaactgtgagcaaaaatcccagaaccacacggggggacctagtgaatgacctccggagagctgggaccaaagtaacaaaagctaccatcagtaacacactgcgccgccagggactcaaatcctgcagtgccagacgtgtccccctgcttaaaccagtacatatccaggcccgtttgaagtttgctagagagcatttggatgatccagaagaggattgggagaatgtcatatggtcagatgaaaccaaaatagaactttttggtaaaaactcaacttgtcgtgtttggaggagaaagaatgctgagttgcatccgaagaacaccatacctactgtgaagcatgggggtggaaacatcatgctttggggctgtttttctgcaaagggacctggacgactgatccgtgtaaatgaaagaatgaatggggccatgtatcgtgagattttgagtgaaaacctccttccatcagcaagggcattgaagatgaaacgtggctgggtctttcaacatgacaatgatcccaaacacaccgcccgggcaacaaaggagtggcttcgtaagaagcatttcaaggtcctggagtggcctagccagtctccagatctcaaccccatagaaaatctttggagggagttgaaagtccgtgttacccagcgtcagccccaaaacattactgctctagaggagatctgcatggaggaatgggccaaaatacaagcaaaagtgtgtgaaaaccttgtgaagacttacagaaaacgtttgacctctgtcattgccaacaaagggtatataacaaagtattgagatgacattttgttattgaccaaatacttattttccaccataatttgcaaataaattctttaaaaatcctacaatgtgattttctggatttttgtttctcattttgtctctcatagttgaggtatacctgtgatgaaaattacagggctctctcatctttttaaataggagaacttgcacaattggtggctgactaaatactttttttccccactgtatgtgaAATCTAACCAATAAAGTTTTCTAAACGacatgctgctgcagggtgctggaggtgaCTTGGGTCCATTAATCCAAATCCAAATCCAAATTCGAGATGGAGCTCTCTACAGAggagctccttcaaaagcttCAGGAACGTGGAATAAATGTGACAGAAGAAGAGGCCCAGAGATTCAGAGGTAAGTTAATTTTATCATTTGATTGAGctggaaagttgttttttttaataaaccagTTACGGAATTGCTTTAtcaattagcattagcattgacCTTGTCTAAAAAATTGAATTGGCCTACTAAAGTCAGAAATCAAATCTATAAAGTAACAGGGTAACATGACCAAAGATATGATTTTGAGACAATGTCTTGTGACATGTAAAGTAACGTTTTATTGGCTTTTTtggttgctggaaaaaaaaacgattttgctaatgctaattgttaggtagctaatgttagctaaaaATCGCTGACATCATTGCCTGGCTAGTTGACATACGTAGGGACGATCCATAAATGGAGGTTCTTGAGCAGAGCTCTTTAGTGCGCCAGTTTTGGTCGCATATGCCagtgaatatgtttttttcgcGATTGTCAGATTAAAACAGAATCTGTTTTAACGCGGAATACTGCGGAATTTGGCATAATTTGCAATGCTGTTTTCGTGTGGAAGAGGAACCCTCGTTTGGGTGCACGATGGGAAGCAAATCCGGGTGACACAGCAAGCCCCTTCCACAGACTGAGCCCCTCCCGCTTCATAACTATGCAAGCACCGTGAAGTGTCTGTCGGCTCTGCCTTCGTCGAGGAAAAAAGCAAAACTTCGCGCTAACCCCTCCATACACCGCCTAGTACAATGGTAATAGCTCTGATAGGTGGAACACTTGAAGAGAGAGTAGCTCACACTGTTCTCGTCGCTTGCATcgttgcgtgtttgtgtatgtatgttggAGGGTAAATTATTGGAGGAGTGAGAGCCCTTACGGTTcatacaagatctttaaacaacgCGCACGTTTTTGGGCCATGACAGCAAAGCTGCTGCGCGCTGTGTTGATCTCAATCACGATCAAGGCGCGCTGCCTCCTTACTTTACCTTACGTGAAtgactgtctgctaacataagtccatccgTTAATGTCGAGGTCATTCACATTAGAATACAGTATCAAAACTTTGCTTGctagttttatgagttaaaataCTTGGTAAAAAACGGGGGACGTTATTTTTGATTGCCTTTTATCATCATCCTAATGGGTCAGAGCATCGTGGACTGTCAGTATAATGTGTGTGAGGCTAAACTGTCTACCTCTACTGATAGACTTAATAAAAAGAACAGCAGGTGAAGGTTACATTTAGTAAGGGAGACACAGCTGATAAAGCTGAGGGGACAGAGGCAAAGAgagggtgaggaagatgagagagaaagagaagccaTTGTACACTGTATTGTATAAAACACCTAAAATGTTTACGTTTTTATGCTTTGAAAAATaactgtctctccctccctcctctgttgtTTTCAGACAATGAAGTGGATGGAGAAACAATAGAGTGTGGCTTGACAGACAACATGATAGCATTCCTTTTTTCtggatcatttaaaaaacaggCCAAATTCAACAAATTTGTTAAGGAACTGAAGGATGACGTTGTCACACTAACTTTACAACCAGTACCTGAAGAGTTTTATGTACAACCTTTGGCTGAAGAGAGGTAAgttttgtataaataaataatacttgACTGACACCTGATTGGCTCCATATCAAATTTATACAAGATTGTTGGTAGATTAAATATACCATATTCCACTACTAATGTGTTGGTAACATAAGTTCCTCTCCCTTTCCCATCCTATGTCAGAAATCAGGCAAATAggagacttcctgctgttttcGTGATTCCTCCTTTTCCTAGAGACATTCAGACCAGGCTTGATAACAAGGAAGCATGTCAGAAGTCATCCAGAGATCGACATAAGATAATTCGTGTTCTCCATGAAGCAATGTTAGAATACACAATGTGAGTCATAAATGTCCACAATTTAGAAGTAGCCCATATATTTGTTATAGTGTCACTGTCAGTGCTATAAGTATATACTTCAAACTGTTGAGTTGTAGAGGCAGATTTGCTCCTAACAGGAAGATCAAGGCACATCCATGATGAAAGACACTTGTGACTTTTAAACAGTAGTTATATGGCAAAGTATTCATAAcactattcttttttttttttaatcacaggtATCCTACTAATGCGGAATATGTGCAAGTAGTTAAAGCACTTATTATGAAGTACCCTTTTCTCATGGATATGGAGGGAAATGGCTATGTAAGTTACAATGTTTTAATTCAGTAATGCTTGCATGTTAATCTAATTACATTTAATTGAGTTATCATTCTTTTACTTTTTCATATTAGGATACCTGGCATCAATCCCTCAAACGCAAATTCAAAGCGGAGCGTGCACCTTTGATTCACAACGACGAGGTGAAAAGAAGTAAGGAAAAATTTGGGAACAGAGGGTCAAGAGGGTCCACGGAAACTGCAGGAACCTGTCCCAGACCTGTGTCAGAGGTGGGTGGATTCATGTAGCTAAGTTATTGTGCACAAATGGAAATTCGTTTGTATTATTTGTCAACAACAGGTTTCTTATGCTGACTTACATTGTGGGGTCCATGGACATCTATGCCAGTGAATTTTAAAGGACAATGaattggtgtttttgtttgttgtgttttttttttattccagcagGTGCCTGCTGTAATTGGTGAGGATGCAACCTCTATTGAGAGGCATGTGCATGATCTACATATGCAGTATGAAAAGATACAACCAGACAACTCTGTGGTCAAAGACCGGATGCAGCGTACTTTTGTATGGCGTCGAAAAGAGATCACGGATGGCATGAAAGTTGAGGATGTACTGAGGAAATACCCTTTTTTGGGAACACCTTCAGGCGTAAGTGATACAAAATCATATCACTTGGAATGCTAAAAACTAATGTAACTCTATGAAATACAGTTAAAATGCaatagtttttagtttttactggCCTTGTGCATGAATGTTTAGATTACTTGGTTAAATGAGCAATGAATTTCCCCTTATTGTTAACTCTTTCAGCTGTGGGAAGAGGTTGACAGAATCCATCCATCTGCTGTGAACCTGTGCCATCGCTTGAAAGAGGGCTTTACCTGCATAGTACCAAAAGTGATCAAGCTGGTGGAAGGAAAATCCACATTGGCCAAAATTTACTCTGAACTTAGGGAGGAACTGCTGGCAGAACAACTACCAGGTATTCtcctgttattttctttttgttatgttCTTTTTGTGCCTACGAgtaattaatgttttttttttaactcacttacttaaaaaaatattaatgttaatTTACTAAGATCTACTAAACTGACTTTAAAGGCATTTCATTGTCTCTTACAGAAGTTGACTTTCGTGCAGCGCTAGTCATGCTTCCTCTCATCTTTAAAGAAAAGGTGGACCACTTCATTTCAGTAGGACAGGTAATATTGCCCTTCTGTTTTAAAGCAGGTTTACAAAGTGCTTTTCTAATCGCTATGCTTTCATATTTTTGGATAAATTATGAAGAAGGTTTAAAACTTTGATCATGAAGCTGTATCTGTTTAATTAATCTGTTTCACcactgttttgacattttttgcagCGTGTTAGTTGGAGTCCCTATCCAACTGTACAACTGGGAGACAGTGACTGGAAAATGGCCTCTGCCAGGAAGGTTCCCATTTCAGTCAGGGTGGATGGTGTGGATCTGTGCCAAGGAACAGGAGTTGAAGAGGGGGTAATTGCAGCCTTCTGTGCCTACTTTGTTTTCAACCTGGCTTACCCACCCTACTTGAAGAAGACGCTGACCTTTCTCCAACGCACTATACTGAACATTACTGAGGTGGGTGACAAGGCCCTTCCAGTCACCATTACCAGAACAATCAATCTACTCTTCTAAATATGCCTCGACCATATAGATGTCCCAAGTGTAGAAGAACCACCTTCACCTTAATGAAACTGATTCAACATGTTGGTCTTATCCATGCACATGAATCCAACTTTAATATCAATTGTGGACTAAATGGCTGTAAGACATCTTTTAAATTGTATGAGTCTTACAGGCGTCATGTGTACCGTAAGCACAGGGAACATGTGCTACCTCAGAGCAACAGCAATGACACTGACCTAAACAATGGAAATGACACTGACCTAAACAATGGAAATGACACTGACCTAAACAATGGAAATGACACTGACCTATGTGAGGAGGATAACTTGGACAATGATTTGCAGCCTCAGGCAGATGTACCACCTACCATGGATGCACTATTTAGAAACTTTAAAGAAAATCTTTGCAGCTTCATTCTAAAatgtagagaaaaaaataacattccaCAGGCTGTCCAGCAGGAAATTTTAAATGATATAAATTTTCTATTTAGTTATTTTAAGGAAAATTACGATGCTTTTATTACATACCATCTTCAAGAAAATGGGTTCAGTATTTTGGAGTATCCTGAACTAAGAGATGTGATACAATCAAATGACTTTTTTGAAAAAGCATCAGCAGCTGTCAAATCACCATACATGTTGAAAGAACATTGTAAGTCTAAGCTAAATTTGGTTGAACCTGTGCATCACATTTTGAGGTCAGAAAGTGGACACAAAATAGGTACATATTCTTACGTGCCCATCACAAAGGTTTTGGCACACTACTGTTCACGTGAGGACATCTTTGATGAAATTCAGGCCAACAGGCATATGGAAAGAGACACTGAATACTTGAGCAACTTCTGTGATGGTAGTTACTTCATGGAACATCCCGTCTTCAAAGATAATCCAAATGCATTACGTCTTCATTTTTATGAAGATGAATTTGAAGTGACCAATCCTTTAGGCTCAAAGCGTACCAAGCATAAGCTATGTGCTTTCTACTATACTATAGGCAACCTTGATAACAAACATCAATCAAAGCTTAAGCATATTCATCTTGCTCTTTTAGTTCGTCAAACATTTGTGAAACGTTGTGGTTTACAAACTATTTTAAAACCCATGTTAGACGACCTTAAAAAACTTGAAAGAGATGGCATCACTATCACAGTTAATGGGATTGAGCAGACTTTATATGCTGCAATAGCAACATTTTCAGCCGATAACCTTTCGGCCCACATGTTAGGTGGGTTTACTATGTCGTTTAACTCACACAGAGTTTGTCGTTTTTGCATGGCAACTTACACAAATATCAAAGAAAAATTCAATG
This portion of the Parambassis ranga chromosome 3, fParRan2.1, whole genome shotgun sequence genome encodes:
- the LOC114433895 gene encoding uncharacterized protein LOC114433895 isoform X1, whose amino-acid sequence is MELSTEELLQKLQERGINVTEEEAQRFRDNEVDGETIECGLTDNMIAFLFSGSFKKQAKFNKFVKELKDDVVTLTLQPVPEEFYVQPLAEERNQANRRLPAVFVIPPFPRDIQTRLDNKEACQKSSRDRHKIIRVLHEAMLEYTMYPTNAEYVQVVKALIMKYPFLMDMEGNGYDTWHQSLKRKFKAERAPLIHNDEVKRSKEKFGNRGSRGSTETAGTCPRPVSEQVPAVIGEDATSIERHVHDLHMQYEKIQPDNSVVKDRMQRTFVWRRKEITDGMKVEDVLRKYPFLGTPSGLWEEVDRIHPSAVNLCHRLKEGFTCIVPKVIKLVEGKSTLAKIYSELREELLAEQLPEVDFRAALVMLPLIFKEKVDHFISVGQRVSWSPYPTVQLGDSDWKMASARKVPISVRVDGVDLCQGTGVEEGVIAAFCAYFVFNLAYPPYLKKTLTFLQRTILNITEVGDKALPVTITRTINLLF
- the LOC114433895 gene encoding uncharacterized protein LOC114433895 isoform X2, whose amino-acid sequence is MELSTEELLQKLQERGINVTEEEAQRFRDNEVDGETIECGLTDNMIAFLFSGSFKKQAKFNKFVKELKDDVVTLTLQPVPEEFYVQPLAEERNQANRRLPAVFVIPPFPRDIQTRLDNKEACQKSSRDRHKIIRVLHEAMLEYTMYPTNAEYVQVVKALIMKYPFLMDMEGNGYDTWHQSLKRKFKAERAPLIHNDEVKRSKEKFGNRGSRGSTETAGTCPRPVSEVPAVIGEDATSIERHVHDLHMQYEKIQPDNSVVKDRMQRTFVWRRKEITDGMKVEDVLRKYPFLGTPSGLWEEVDRIHPSAVNLCHRLKEGFTCIVPKVIKLVEGKSTLAKIYSELREELLAEQLPEVDFRAALVMLPLIFKEKVDHFISVGQRVSWSPYPTVQLGDSDWKMASARKVPISVRVDGVDLCQGTGVEEGVIAAFCAYFVFNLAYPPYLKKTLTFLQRTILNITEVGDKALPVTITRTINLLF
- the LOC114433895 gene encoding uncharacterized protein LOC114433895 isoform X4, whose product is MELSTEELLQKLQERGINVTEEEAQRFRDNEVDGETIECGLTDNMIAFLFSGSFKKQAKFNKFVKELKDDVVTLTLQPVPEEFYVQPLAEERYPTNAEYVQVVKALIMKYPFLMDMEGNGYDTWHQSLKRKFKAERAPLIHNDEVKRSKEKFGNRGSRGSTETAGTCPRPVSEQVPAVIGEDATSIERHVHDLHMQYEKIQPDNSVVKDRMQRTFVWRRKEITDGMKVEDVLRKYPFLGTPSGLWEEVDRIHPSAVNLCHRLKEGFTCIVPKVIKLVEGKSTLAKIYSELREELLAEQLPEVDFRAALVMLPLIFKEKVDHFISVGQRVSWSPYPTVQLGDSDWKMASARKVPISVRVDGVDLCQGTGVEEGVIAAFCAYFVFNLAYPPYLKKTLTFLQRTILNITEVGDKALPVTITRTINLLF
- the LOC114433895 gene encoding uncharacterized protein LOC114433895 isoform X3, with product MIAFLFSGSFKKQAKFNKFVKELKDDVVTLTLQPVPEEFYVQPLAEERNQANRRLPAVFVIPPFPRDIQTRLDNKEACQKSSRDRHKIIRVLHEAMLEYTMYPTNAEYVQVVKALIMKYPFLMDMEGNGYDTWHQSLKRKFKAERAPLIHNDEVKRSKEKFGNRGSRGSTETAGTCPRPVSEQVPAVIGEDATSIERHVHDLHMQYEKIQPDNSVVKDRMQRTFVWRRKEITDGMKVEDVLRKYPFLGTPSGLWEEVDRIHPSAVNLCHRLKEGFTCIVPKVIKLVEGKSTLAKIYSELREELLAEQLPEVDFRAALVMLPLIFKEKVDHFISVGQRVSWSPYPTVQLGDSDWKMASARKVPISVRVDGVDLCQGTGVEEGVIAAFCAYFVFNLAYPPYLKKTLTFLQRTILNITEVGDKALPVTITRTINLLF